CGGATCTTCCCGGGCATTGAGGAAGGCGGGAGCCCGCTTCCGCAAAAAGGGGATCCCCTGAAGGAAAACGCCCTCAAGGGATCGGTGACGAAGGGCATGACCTCCTAGATCTGCGGATGCCGCCGCCCTTGGGGCTGTTGCAGGCGGTTCAAGGCCGAGAGATAGGCCTTGGCGCTGGCGAGGACGATATCCGTATCCGCCCCCTGACCATTGACGATGCGGCCATCCTGCTGCAAGCGCACCGTGACCTCGCCTTGGGCGTCGGTGCCGGTCGTGATGGCATTGACCGAATACAGCAATAATTGCGCACCGCTTGCCACCACCGCTTCGATGGCCTTGAAGGCGGCATCCACCGGCCCTCCGCCCACGGCCGCGGCGGTCTTGGCCACGCCTTCCACCAGGACTTCCACCCGGGCTTCGGGATGGGTGCCCATCTCCGAGCAGACGCGCAGGTAACCCAGGCGATAGCGTTCCGCCTGCTCCTCCTGCAGATCCTCGTTGACGAGGGTCTGCAAGTCCTCATCGAAGATTTCCGCCTTGCGGTCGGCCAACTCCTTGAAGCGCGTGAAGACCATGTCGAGGGCATCCTTGTCCAGATGGATGCCCAAGGCCTCCAGGCGCGCCCGCACCGCCGCCCGGCCCGAGAGCTTGCCCAGGGTCATGCGGTTGGCCGCCCAGCCCACGTCCTCGGCGCGCATGATTTCGTAGGTCTCCCGGTGCTTGAGGACACCGTCCTGATGGATGCCCGACTCATGGGCAAAGGCGTTGGCCCCGACGATGGCCTTGTTGGGCTGGATCGGGAAACCGGTGATGGTGGACACCAGCTTGCTGGTGGGCACGATCTGGGTGGCGTCGATGCGGGTGTCGCAGGAGAAGACGTCGGCGCGGGTGCGCACCGCCATGACGATCTCCTCCAGGGCGGCATTGCCCGCCCGCTCGCCCAGACCGTTGATGGTGCATTCCACCTGGCGGGCGCCGTGGAGGACGGCCGACAAGGAGTTGGCCACGGCCAGGCCTAGGTCGTTATGACAATGCACCGAAAAGATCGCCCGGTCGGCATTGGGCACGCGCCCGCGCAAATTGCTGACGAGCTGCCCGAAGCGGTCCGGAAGGTTGTAACCCACCGTGTCCGGGATATTGATGGTGCGCGCCCCGGCGTCGATCACCGCCTCGATGACCCGGCAGAGGAAATCCTCCTCCGAGCGCCCGGCATCCTCCGGCGAAAACTCCACGTCGTCGCAATAGTGCCGCGCCAGACGCACCGCCGCCACCGCCCGCTCCAGGACCTCGTCGGGGGCCATGCGCAATTTGGCCTGCATGTGTACCGGGCTGGTGGCGATGAAGGTATGGATGCGCCCCGCCGCCGCCCGGGCGATGGCCTCCCCGGCGCGGCGGATGTCCTCGTCCCGGGCCCGTGCCAGGGCACAGATGCGGCTGTCCTTCACCGCTGCGGCGATGGCCTGCACGGCTGCGAAATCGCCGTTGCTGGCGGCGGGGAAGCCCGCCTCGATGACATCCACGCGCAAGCGCTCCAGGGCCTTGGCGATACGCAGTTTCTCCTCGCGCGTCATGGCCGCACCCGGCGACTGCTCGCCATCGCGCAAGGTGGTGTCGAAAATGATCAAGTGTTCTTTAGTTGGACGCATGAATCACCCTTTCCGGATTGTCGGATGGATTATACCGCGTCGGCGGGTTTTTCACGAAGGGTACGCCGGCGTCCCTTACCCCACAGTCTGGCGCTGTAACCAGCGGTACACCGTGCGCTCACAAACTCCCAGCACATCTGCCACTTGGCGTCTGTTACCATGATAAAGACGCAACAATTCGTCGAGGTTGTCAGGGTGCAGTCCAGTCTTCCCCGGCTCGGGGAGCGACGATCGCTTTGCTGTCGGCAGGGTTGCTTTGCGCGATACTGCCCAATCCAGATGCCGGGGCTGAATGATCGGACCATCCGCCAGCGCCGCCGCCTTTTGCAGAATGTTGCGCAACTCCCTCACGTTGCCCGGAAAATCGTAGGCACACAGACGAATCTCCGCCTCCTTGGACAAGCTCCAACCCCCGCCCCAGTTCCTGCCAATGCGATCCAGCAAAACTTTGGCGATACCCGCGATATCTTCGCGACGCTCACGCAACGGCGGCAAATCAATGGTAATGGCCGCCAAACGGTAATAGAGATCTTCACGAAAGGCCCGCTGCGTAGCCATCTCCAGCAGATTGCGATTGGTGGCGGCCACTATGCGCACGTCTGCATGCAGGGTTTCCGCTCCGCCCAGTCGCCGAAAGCTACCCGTTTCCAGTACCCGCAGCAGCTTGGCCTGCATAGCAAGCGGTAGTTCACCGACCTCGTCCAGAAACAGAGTGCCGCCATGGGCCATTTCATACAGCCCGCATTTGCGCCCGAGACAACCGGTGAAAGCACCCCGCTCGTGGCCCAGTATCTCGCTTTCAAAAAGGGTCTCCGGCAAGGAAGCGCAATCGACGGTGATGAAAGGACCACTCGCCCGCGCCGAGAACTGATGCAGAGCATTGGCAGCCAGCTCCTTGCCTACCCCGCTCTCACCGGACAGCAGGATGCTGGCATCCGTCCGCCCTGCCATTTCTAAATGATGCAGACAGCGCATAAAGGCGGGTGAGTGTCCTACCATATGCAACTCACCGCAGGTGATTTCCTCCACCTGACGCGGGAGACGGATGATTTCCTCCCCCAGATAAGCATTACCGTCCTGATCCTTGATGGCATGGCCGCGAATCCGCACATGCTCGGCATGATTCTGGTGGTCATAATGAATGTGACGCACCTCATGCGCTTCCCCGGTATTGAACACCGCCTGGTGAGGACAATCTTCTCCACACATGTGACAAGGTACTGGGGAGTGATGGGAGATTTCATGGCAACACTTCCCGATCACCTCATCCGCACGCACGCCATAGGCATTCTGATAGGCGCGGTTGGCGGCTATAATCCGATAGTCCCGATTGATCAGCACCATGGGATTCTGCTGAATATTGAGCACACTGCCGACATCCAGCCCAATGGACAAGTCATTCCGCCTGGCCGTGCCCTCCGATTTTCCAGATCGGGTTCTTTTCCTGTGGTTTATCATATCCAAACCCTTCGATATTTCAGCTACGACCATTCTATAGTACGTATTCTCCAGGCCACCGGATGCAAGAATATTCTTATCACCTCCGAATAATTACTTTTGTTGATAAATTATAATGTTATGTTTGGCTTATGTGTCATGACCGGCTGGTCATGACCTGCCATGACACATCATGGCATAGCAGCCGTCAAAACCGCGCAAAACTGCAGTACCATAATATTCAAGAAGCATTATTTACCAGAAATAACAGTGTGGTTAAATAACTTACCATACAATATCCTGATCTGGCATGCATTCTGCTTACTGAGATTATCCAGTCACAGAGCGAGGTTTTCATGTCGGGATTATATATCATCTGTTTAAGTGGGGTGAGAGAGCGGTTGCAGTTTGCGGCGATGGCGGCGTCGGTTGCGGCGGTTTCGGGGTCGGAGGTGCATGTTTTTCTGTCCATGAATGCCTTTCCCTATTTTGTGAAAGGACACGGCAAGGAGGCCCCGGCGGAAGGCGAGATGGGGCATTCGATGGCCGGGCGCAATGTGCCGCCGTTCTACCAGATTTTTGAGCAGGCCGTGGAATTGGGCGATGCCAAAATCTGGGCCTGCTCCATGGCCATGGACGTGATGGGGATCCAGGCGGAGGCGATGGAAGACATCGTCGCCGGGCCTTTGGGTCTGACCAAGTTCCTCAGCGACGCCGAAGGCGCGCAGATCCTGACCTTTTAAAAAGGAGTGGTAGATGAGTGAAAGAGTCGTAGATGCCCGCGGCAGTTTTTGCCCCGGGCCGCTGATGGAGCTGATTTCCAGCATGAAGATGATGAGTGTCGGCGATACCCTGGAATTGTTGTCCACCGATGCCGGTTCCGCTGCGGATGTACCGGAGTGGATCCAAAAGGTCGGTCACGAAATGCTCGATACCCGACAGGATGATGCGGGTACCTGGCATATCCGGGTGCGCAAGGCCAAGTAGCACGACGTCCAACCAGTACACAGACCTACAAGGAGTGACATCATGAGAATTCTCGTCGTCGGTGGGGGTATGGGGGGCACCATTTTCGCCAATCATCTGGCCCGCCGTATCCACCATGAAATGAAAACCGGCAAGGCCCGCATTACCATGCTCTCGGCCAGCCACGAACACGTCTATCAGCCCGGTTGGCTTTATGTGGCCATGGGTCGGACGACCCCGGATGAACTGGTCCGCGAACAGCAGAGCCTGCTGGAACCCGGTATCGAGTTTCATGTCGATCCCGTGGAGGAGTTTCATCTCGCCGACAATCACGTCCAATGCAAGAGCGGCAAGATTCATGAGTATGATGTTATGGTCATTTCCACCGGCTCCCGTCCCATGCCAGAAAACATCCCCGGCCTCCAGGAGAACTCCATCAACTGTTACACCGCGGAGAATGCGGTGGAGTTCTTCCGGCAACTCTCGGACTTCAAGGGGGGGCGCATCGTCGTCACCGTCGGTCTGCCGCACAAGTGTCCGATGATTCCGCTGGAAATCACCTTCGCCATGCACGATTTCATTCAGGATCGTGGCCTGCGGGACAAGACCGAGTTCTACTACACGTATCCCATCGGTCGGGTGCATAGCCTGGAGAATGTGGCGAAGTGGGCGGCACCGGAATTCGACCGGATGGGCATCCAGTACGAGACGCTGTTCAATATGAAGGAAGTCGATGGCAAAAATGCCCAGGTCCTCAGTGAGGAGGGGGGTGCCGTCAAGTATGACCTGCTGGTGGCGGTGCCGCCGCACAAGGGTCAGGAAGTCATTGAGCAGAATGGCCTCGGGCAGAATGGCTGGATTCCTACCAACCGCACGTCTTTGCACATGGAGGGGGAATACGGCAAGAATGTCATCGTCCTGGGGGACACCACCAACCTGCCGATCAGCAAGGCCGGCTCCACCACGCATTTCGAGGCTGAGGTCGCCGCCGAGAATGTCGCGGCGGTGATCAAGATCGGGCGATCGGTGCGCAGTTACGATGGCAAGGTCTTCTGCTTCATAGAGGCGGGCAAGGATCGCGCCACGTATGCCATGTTTGATTACCAGCATCCTCCGCAGCCCAAGGCCCCGACCGGTGCGGTCCATGCCTTCAAGATGGCCTACAACCAGCTCTATTGGGCCAGTGCCCGCGGCTTACTCTAAGGGAGGTGATCTATGACGGCTGTTATGGCGGAAACCTCCCACGAGGAGGAGTTGGCCGAGGCCCGGGAAGCCCTGGCGCATCTGGTGGAGAATGGGGATCTGGAGCGTATCGTGCATCTGGCGCGGCTGGCCGGTGCCGCGCAGGATTCCATGAGCGATGAATTGGTCGGGCGGATGGCGGGTCTGGCCAGCGATGGTCTCGACTTGCTGGACCGGGTCCATCGCAGTCAGGTCGTCCATGCCCTGCCCGCCATCTCCGCGCTGGTGGAGAATGGGGATCTGGAGCGTATCGTGCATCTGGCGCGGCTGGTCGGTGCCGCGCAGGATTCCATGAGCGATGAAATCGTGACGCGGTTGGCGGGCATGGCCAGCAATGCCATGTGCCTGCTCGACCGGGCTACCCGCACCGGCGTCATGGAGCGGATGGTGACGGTGGCGGAAAAGATGGATCAGGAGCATATCCTGACCGATTTCCTCCGCTGTCTGGCCGGGGCTACGGAAGAAGCGGCCCATGCCCCTCTTCCCAAAGGCGGCCTCACCGGACTCTGGGAACTGATAAAACAACCGGAAACCCAGCAAACCATCCAGTTCCTCATGCTCCTCGGTAAACACTTCCGATCCTGCCGACTCAAACACTGAGGCCCCACCTCAACCATTCCTTTTTAAAAGCGTTCTACTCGCCCCGCTTGTAGCTCCCTGATCTTCCGGGGGCTTTTTTTGTAGCTCCGCATGTCGGATGGCTGTAAACTAGGCTCACCGTGCCAGAAATATCATTGAGTGCGCGTTGCTGTTCAGATTGGGGCAGATCGGCCCCACGGCCGGGTCGATCTTCCGGAAGAAGTCGAAAGCTGGAGTATCCGCCAATAATGAATAATATACATTGGGATAAGATTTACACCGAGAAAGCATCGACCACGGTGAGTTGGTACTGTGACCATGATGAGACATCGTTACGACTGCTGGATGAGATGGATTTGAAACCACAAGACGCGATTATCGATGTCGGTGGTGGCGCTTCCACATGGGTCGATGACTTGATTGGGCGCGGATTTTCCAGAATCTCCATACTTGATCTCTCCGCTGCCGCACTGGCCGTGACCCAACAACGTCTTGGGAAGTATCCGGGCACCGTGAAGTGGATCGCCGGGGATGTGCTGGAAACGCCCCTGCCGCAAGCAAACTTCTCTTTATGGCATGACCGCGCAGTTTTTCATTTCCTGACGGACAAAAAACAGCGCCAACGCTACGTTCAGGTATTGAGCGACGCCTTAAAGCCAGGCGGCCATGTCATCATAGCCACCTTCGCAGAAGACGGGCCTACCCAATGCAGCGAACTTCCAGTGTGCCGTTATAGCCCTGAACAATTGCATTCTGAGTTTGGAACATTATTTACGCTTATTTCCCATGATCACGTGATACACCGCACCCCGGCAGGGAAAACCCAAGCTTTTACGTATTGCCATTTTCAGATCATTTGAAGCACCTGACCATGCCCTGATCTTTGCAAGGCAGGCCATACCTTTTGGATGCCAATTGTCATATATATGACATGCCACGTTCATCGTACTGTCACATTTCGTCTGTATGCTTAGGTGTTACATCCTACACGGATTGTTGTTTCTTTTTTTATACCGTTGCCGGTCAGCGGATCACTCTACTGGGATATTGGCACCTTACCGCTGCTCTGGGCGTTACCCATAGCGGTGATTCTTTGGTCGTCGGTCATGGCCACCCTGTTCTTCCGGCCCGAGCGGTTACGCTCCCTGGTTGAAACGCAGGAGACACGACTCGATGCGCAAACGCACGATCAACCTGCCAAAACGCGCTGGTCTGTCTCCCGGAATTGGCGGGCGTTGGCCCGATGGACACCACAGACGTGGAGAAACCCGCTTGTTTTGTACCCCATGGGGGTTCCCAGCGTCCTTCTGATAGGGACGGCGGGGGTGCTGCTGACGTTACTCACTTCGGTGATCGGCAGACAAATGACGCATCCCGAACTCTCTGCCGTTTTTATGCATCATGCCGTTATTCTGAGTGTGAGTATGGGCAGGACATTAACCGTTTTGCTCGTCAGTGCGGCGAACAGTCATTGGATTCAGCAGGACGCAGACTGGCGAACGGTTTTCCTGACCGGGCTATGGGGAAGCAAAACGCGATTCTGCCAGCAAGCCATGCGCCATCATGCACGTCAGAGCACCTTATTGGCCGGAGTGCTTGCGCTAACGATACTCGCCCTATCGACTTCGCTTCTGTCGTTACAGATTTTACAGGGCATAGCGCTCATGGCATTTCTATTTACGACGACACTCTGGTTGAGCTACGCCTTTTTCTTCGCCTATATGTTTGGCTTGCGCATTGCCGCTCGAAAAAAGATCATCCAATCGCTGGCGTTCGGATTATCCTACCTTCCGGTAAACCTCGGCCTGCTAGCGCTGCTGCAGTCATCAACCGGTTTCATGCTTTGGTTCCTGGGACTTTGCATGCCCTTGTTACTGCTTATCTGGGTGTTTTCCACCCATCGGCAGGCAGTATGCAAAATGGGGCGGGAAGACTGGATGCTTAATGCCACCGCTTAAGGGCATTTGCATTTTTCATTGGCTTGGCGACTGCCGGTCCAATTTTAAAGACGGCCGCGACACCGGACTCACCTCCTACCCAAAGGCGCTGCCTCACAGTATCAAGTGACAATACATGGCGCCGGTGGTTGGCAAAGCCGGAGGTGGATGACTGCCATTTCCTGACATAGGCGCGGGCCCTGGCCGGCCACGCCCTCGGCTGATATCACCGAGGCACATATCAGCGTCAGAAAAGCGGAGAGGGTCCCCACTGAGCAGAATGGTAGAAAACGGCATGGATTGTAGAAAAAGAAGGCAGGGAAAAATGTCCTAATCCTTTTGATTTATTGGTCGGGGCGAGAGGATTTGAACCTCCGACCACCTGAACCCCATTCAGGTGCGCTACCAGGCTGCGCTACGCCCCGCAAGAGGTCGTAATGTACAGCGGAAACGCTACTTGGGTCAATGCCTGCGACCGCATAAATCCAATAATTCCGATAACTCCTGGCGCAGGTATTGCCAACGTTTGCGGACCTCGATAACACTGATGGATGCGCCACCCACGTCCAGACTCAGTTGCCGCTGATTTTCATCCGGGGACTCGCGGTGCGGAAAGCGCCCCCGCCCCTGCAAACGCTCCCGCGCACCGTGAATGGTGTACCCTTCTCCATAGAGAAGGGTACGAATCTGTCTCGCCAACAACAGGTCGTGGCGCTGGTAATAACGCCGGTTACCCTTTCTTTTGAGTGGACTAAGCTGCGGAAACTCCTGCTCCCAGTAACGCAGCACATGTGCCTTCACCCCGCAGAGCAGGGCGGCCTCGCTGATGGAGAAATACCGTTTTTCCGGTATATCCGGGAGCGGAGCGAGGTCTTTGCTCGCCTTTTCCCTATGCGTTGTCTGGTTCGCTACCATTCACGTAGGCTTTGAGCTTCTGGCTCGGATGGAACGTCACCACGCGCCGCGCCGTGATGGTAATCTCCACACCGGTCTTCGGGTTACGTCCGGGGCGGGGGTTTTTATCGCGTAACGTAAAATTGCCAAAGCCGGATAGCTTCACCTCCTCGCCTTTGGCCAGATTCTCACGGATGCCGTCGAATAGGGCCTCGACGATACCTTTGGCTTCCCGCTTGTTCAGACCCATACTCTCAAACAGCATGTCTACAATTTCAGCTTTGGTAACGGCCACATTATTCTCCTATGCCCTGAGTTCGATGGAACCGAGTTGCCGCACGGCAACCAGCAACCGGTCCATTTCTGCTTGTACCTCTGTATCCGTCAGCGTCCGCCCCGCGTCCTGAAGGAGCAGCGCAAAAGCCAGACTGTACGTTCCCGCCACCAGGGAAGAACCCTGATAGCGATCAAAAATGGTGATGCTCCGCACGATACCCGATGCAGCGGCCCGCATGGTATCGAGTACCGTTCCTGCCAGTATGTCATTCGGGATAACCAACGCTATATCCCGCCGCAATGCCGGAAATGGCGACAGGGATGAAAACCTGGAAATGCTCGTCAGATTACCCAGCCACTCCACATCCAAGTAGAAGAAAAACGGTGACTTGTCAAGGCCATACTCTGCGGCCTGGGTTGGATGAAACGCACCGAGCACGCCCACCCGCCGATCTTCCACACAAATTTCTGCAGCCTGTCCCGGATGCAGGGCCGGGTAGGCGTCCAGCGGCCGGAAGGTAAAGTCCGTACCCGGCCAAAGCGCGAGCAAAGCACTCACGTCGCCTTTCAGGTCATAGAAATCAACCGCGCGCAGGGGTTCCGCCCAGCTTTCCCGATCCACCGTCCCGACTATACAGCCGCCCAGCACGAGGCGCTGCCCGTGGGCGGAAAATACGCGCCCCAGTTCAAAAATGCGTACCCGTTCCTGCTGCCGTTTCATGTTGAATTGAAGCGCTTGCATCAAACCCGGCCAAAGGCTGGCGCGCATGACGGCCAAATCTGCGGACAGGGGGTTGAGCAGCGCTGGCGCGTCGGCATCCGGTGTGAACAGGTTTTGCGCCTGACGGGAGATAAAACTGTAGGTGATCACCTCATGATAATCCCGCGCCTGCAAAACACTGCGTAAAGTGGCTGCCTGCGGTCCCTGCTTCATGGGCAGCGGTTGCAGGATGCCCTCAGGGCGGTGGGCGGGCAATCGCTCATAACCATGGATCCGTCCCACCTCTTCGATCAGATCCGCCTCGATGCGGAGATCAAAGCGGTGACTCGGGGGAATCGCCTGCCAGCCATCGGGGACCCTGTTGACATGCAGCCCCAGACGAGTGAGAGCCGTTTCGACCACATCATCCTCGTAATCCATTCCCAGGATGCGTGCCAGTCGGGCACGGCGCAAGGGGATCGGCTGATGCTCCGGCAACTGACCCAGAATGGTGCAGGATCGTTCTGTTCGCAAACGTGCCATACCTAACGTGGCGAAAAGCTGCAAGGTACGGGTGGCCACCACCGGCCCCAAGGTGAAATCGACGCCGCGTTCAAAGCGCATGGCAGCATCCGTCTGCAGGCCCAGGCGGCGTGCGCGCCCCTGGATAGCCCCCGGCTGGAAGAAAGCGGACTCCAGGACAATGGAACGCGTCTGTGCTGTCACCGCAGTGCGCCGCCCACCAATAATACCCGCCAGAGCCACCGGACCCGCGTCGTCCGCAATCACCAACATATCGGATTCCAGCGGCAAGTCGCGGCCATCCAGAGCATCGAGAGTCTCCCCAATCTGCGCCCAGCGCACGGTGAGATTCCCTTGCAGCGTTTCTGCGTCAAAGGCGTGTAGAGGCTGTCCCGTTTCGAGCATTTGCAGATTCAGCAGATCCACTACGGGATGGATGCAACGCTGACCTGCACGACGCAGACGCTCACGCAAATAGTCCGGCAACCGTTCCGGAACACCCTCTATCCACAGGGCGGTGTAGGAACGACAGGCGTTTTGCGCGTCTGCGGCAACATGCGGAGCAAAGCCTCCATTACCGGGGACCACATCGCCCGGGCGCACGACCGCCCATGCCGGTACCGGGATAGCCGCCGTGGGGAGGGACAACGCTTCAGCCCCGAGGGCAAACAAATCCCTGGCGACTCCAGCTACGGACAGCGCATCGCCACGATTCGGAGTGATCCCCAGGGTCAGTATCTGGTCATCCAGACCGAGGTAAGCGCGCAGGTCGGCTCCCACCGGCGCATCCGCGTCCAGAACCAGCAAACCGCTGCTGCCGTCATCAAGCCCCAGCTCCGCGGCTGCACAAAGCATTCCTTCCGAGGATATCCCGCGCAGCATAGATGTGGCGATGCGGTGTTCTCCAGGGAGCAGCGCACCGGGGAGGGCCAGAGGCACCCGCTGACCTGCTGCCAGGTTGTCCGCCCCACAGACAATCGTGCGTAGCCTCCCGTCGCCCGCATCCACCTCTGCCACCCGCAGCTTATCGGCCTGCGGATGGGGTGCCACGGACCGGACGGCAGCGACGACCACTCCGCGAAAAGACGGCGCGGCATCCTCAATCGCCTCCACCTCGATACCGCCCATGGTCAAACGCCGGGCGATCTCCTCCGTATCCCAGGAAATTTCAAGCAATTCACGAAGCCACTGAACACTGACACGCATGGCGGGTCCTCAGGAAAACTGTTTGAGGAAGCGCAGATCGTTCTCGAAGAAGAGACGTAGATCGTTCACTCCGTAACGCAGCATGGTGAGACGCTCGACACCCATCCCAAAGGCAAAGCCGCTGAAACGCTCGCCGTCGACACCGGCACCCGCCAACACCGCCGGATGCACCATACCGCAGCCCAGCACCTCCAGCCAGCCGGTCTGCTTGCAGACCCGGCAGCCGGAACCGCCGCAGATGACGCAGCCGATATCAATTTCAGCGGAAGGCTCCGTGAAGGGGAAGTAGGAGGGACGGAAGCGTACCGGGAGATCAGGCTTTGCGAAAAACCCGTGCAGAAAATCCGACAGCAAACCGCGCAAATCGGCGAAACTGGCCCGTTCGTCGAGCAGCAAGCCCTCCACCTGGTGAAACATCGGCGTATGGGTGATATCTGAGTCGCGCCGGTATACCCTGCCGGTGGCGATCATACGCAGGGGCGGCTGATGGGATTCCAGAAACCGGATCTGAACTGTCGACGTCTGGGTGCGCAAAAGACGTGTTGCGTCCAGATAAAAGGTGTCATGCATCGCCCGCGCAGGGTGGTCTTCCGGAATATTGAGTGCGGCGAAGTTGTGATAATCGTCCTCGATTTCGGGGCCATCGCTGATCTCAAAACCCAATCCGAAAAAATAATGCTCTATCCACTCCAGAGTCTGGCGAATAGGATGCGCGCTACCACACGCTTCCCGCCGTCCCGGCAGCGTCACATCCAGATGTTCCTGCTGAAGACGTGCATGAATAGCGGCCGCTTCAAGCTCTGCCTTGCGTTCCTGCAAAAGCGACTGCACCTCGGACTTGCGCTCGTTGAGCAATTGCCCGGCTTCCCGCCGCGCTTCGGGTGACAACTGCCCGAGTTGCTGCATTGCCTCGGTAAGAACGCCCTTCTTACCGAGCCACCGCAGGCGGATCCGTTCCAGGGTGTTCAGGTCGGAGGCCGCCGCGACTTCCTGGGCAGCCTCCGCGATGGAGGCCATGGATTGAAAAGGCATCGCCACAGCCTCCGCCACCGTCAGGCTGCCAACTGGCCCTTGACCACCTCAACGAGACGGGAAAAGGCCGCCTTGTCACGTACGGCTATGTCGGCCAGCACCTTGCGGTCAAGCTGGATACCCGCGCGCAACAAGCCATTCATGAAACGGCTGTAGGTCACGCCCTCAGAACGTGCCGCGGCATTGATACGCACAATCCACAAACTGCGAAAATCGCGTTTCTTGGTCCGGCGATCACGATACTCATAGGTCAGAGCCTTCATCACCGCCTGATGGGCAATGCGATAATTGCTCTTGCGCTGGCCACGAAAGCCCTTGGCACGGGCCAGAACTTTCTTGTGCCGTGCATGGGCGGTTACGCCACGTTTTACTCTAGACATGGTACTGTTCCTTTATCATCAACCGTAGGGGAGCATTCGCCGCAATGCGGCCTGGTCGCTACCCGAAGTAACCAGCGTATGGCGCAGGTGGCGCTTCCGCTTGGTCGTTTTCTTGGTCAGGATGTGGTTCAAAAACGCCTGACGATGCTTGAATTTACCGGAACCGGTGCGCTTGAAACGCTTGGCCGCCCCACGATTGCTCTTCATTTTTGGCACGATTGTCTCCTATTTTTTCCGCGGCGCGACAATCATCACCATTTGTCGCCCTTCCATGCGTGGCCGTTGTTCAACCACACCCACTTCCGTTAAATCCTGTTCTACCCGATTGAGCAACTCCATACCCAATTCGGGATGCGACATTTCACGACCGCGAAAGCGCAACGTAATTTTCGCACGATCTCCATCTTCAATAAAACGCAAAATATTGCGCAACTTGATCTGGTAGTCAGCATCATCCGTACGAGGGCGGAATTTAATTTCCTTCACCTGCGTCTGTTTCTGCCGGCGTTTTGCATCATGCTGGCGCTTACTTTCCTGAAAACGAAACTTTCCGTAGTCCATGATCCGGCATACGGGAGGATCGGCTTGCGGGGCGATCTCAACGAGATCCAGTTCAG
This sequence is a window from Acidithiobacillus ferridurans. Protein-coding genes within it:
- the rpmI gene encoding 50S ribosomal protein L35, producing MPKMKSNRGAAKRFKRTGSGKFKHRQAFLNHILTKKTTKRKRHLRHTLVTSGSDQAALRRMLPYG
- the infC gene encoding translation initiation factor IF-3 — encoded protein: MNINREITAARVRLIGVEGEQLGVLSFMEAIAAAEEAELDLVEIAPQADPPVCRIMDYGKFRFQESKRQHDAKRRQKQTQVKEIKFRPRTDDADYQIKLRNILRFIEDGDRAKITLRFRGREMSHPELGMELLNRVEQDLTEVGVVEQRPRMEGRQMVMIVAPRKK
- the rplT gene encoding 50S ribosomal protein L20 is translated as MSRVKRGVTAHARHKKVLARAKGFRGQRKSNYRIAHQAVMKALTYEYRDRRTKKRDFRSLWIVRINAAARSEGVTYSRFMNGLLRAGIQLDRKVLADIAVRDKAAFSRLVEVVKGQLAA
- the pheS gene encoding phenylalanine--tRNA ligase subunit alpha, translated to MPFQSMASIAEAAQEVAAASDLNTLERIRLRWLGKKGVLTEAMQQLGQLSPEARREAGQLLNERKSEVQSLLQERKAELEAAAIHARLQQEHLDVTLPGRREACGSAHPIRQTLEWIEHYFFGLGFEISDGPEIEDDYHNFAALNIPEDHPARAMHDTFYLDATRLLRTQTSTVQIRFLESHQPPLRMIATGRVYRRDSDITHTPMFHQVEGLLLDERASFADLRGLLSDFLHGFFAKPDLPVRFRPSYFPFTEPSAEIDIGCVICGGSGCRVCKQTGWLEVLGCGMVHPAVLAGAGVDGERFSGFAFGMGVERLTMLRYGVNDLRLFFENDLRFLKQFS
- the pheT gene encoding phenylalanine--tRNA ligase subunit beta — protein: MRVSVQWLRELLEISWDTEEIARRLTMGGIEVEAIEDAAPSFRGVVVAAVRSVAPHPQADKLRVAEVDAGDGRLRTIVCGADNLAAGQRVPLALPGALLPGEHRIATSMLRGISSEGMLCAAAELGLDDGSSGLLVLDADAPVGADLRAYLGLDDQILTLGITPNRGDALSVAGVARDLFALGAEALSLPTAAIPVPAWAVVRPGDVVPGNGGFAPHVAADAQNACRSYTALWIEGVPERLPDYLRERLRRAGQRCIHPVVDLLNLQMLETGQPLHAFDAETLQGNLTVRWAQIGETLDALDGRDLPLESDMLVIADDAGPVALAGIIGGRRTAVTAQTRSIVLESAFFQPGAIQGRARRLGLQTDAAMRFERGVDFTLGPVVATRTLQLFATLGMARLRTERSCTILGQLPEHQPIPLRRARLARILGMDYEDDVVETALTRLGLHVNRVPDGWQAIPPSHRFDLRIEADLIEEVGRIHGYERLPAHRPEGILQPLPMKQGPQAATLRSVLQARDYHEVITYSFISRQAQNLFTPDADAPALLNPLSADLAVMRASLWPGLMQALQFNMKRQQERVRIFELGRVFSAHGQRLVLGGCIVGTVDRESWAEPLRAVDFYDLKGDVSALLALWPGTDFTFRPLDAYPALHPGQAAEICVEDRRVGVLGAFHPTQAAEYGLDKSPFFFYLDVEWLGNLTSISRFSSLSPFPALRRDIALVIPNDILAGTVLDTMRAAASGIVRSITIFDRYQGSSLVAGTYSLAFALLLQDAGRTLTDTEVQAEMDRLLVAVRQLGSIELRA